TATGGCATACACCACATTCACAATTTCCATAAGAGCCACGCTATTGTTTCCAATTACAAGCTGGCACATGAATatatgttccaagagcattaatttaaacacagacaaaatagatttattatcaataactgtaaaataacaataaacataattataaatatacaattataatttagctataaataagcaaaaaataacaaattttttaaatgtgatgTTTGTGAgtgtaattgtattaattataataaactgtTTCGGGaacaataaagtatttaaataattactttttcaatttgaCTAAGAGCCttatcaatatatttctgtGTCTTATCCATATATCCGGCTTGCATAGAATGCATAACAGAAATAGACTAAGAATAATTCTTACATATAATCCTTGAGCATCCATATAAACATATCTCAAATATTGCAGCCTATCATGTCATCAACAGCTGGATGACATTATAATCTATACacgttgtaattatttcagacAAGATTTCAGGCTTTTTAcctattttaatacattgcaAAAGAATAAACCGTTTACTTCAtcctattcttttttataaaactacgTTACATTTGGTACTTTCAAGTAGACATTCTGTCGACCACACTGTTAATTCCGAGCTTTGAAGttaatcatattatataatattcaaggAAGAGAATAACttgcagaaaaaaagagagataaaatacacacatgcatatatatgtacatactgctcatatgtatatatgcacataagtacatatatatatttttttgtctccctccctccttccctccctccttcTACATCTGTCTATTTAGTAACTATTCTATGCGAGCTAAATGTACAGATAAAGCATAGAAATATACAGATAAggcttccctccctccctccctccctccctccctaaCTAATAACTTTCTCCCAAAGTTTGTTCCTTAAATTTACCCATATTTGAAACCGTCACTTTCTCATATCTATATTTACCTCGTCCCATATAGATTCCCACTAAACGAAGCAGTTTCAATAaactcattattttttatttgttcttgcATTTTTTCCTTGGTTGTGAAATGATAGTGTGTACCATCCTTTTCACCAGGTCGTGGCATTCTGGTTGTATGAGATACTGAAAATTTGAAGGTGTTGGGAAATTCATCAAACAATCGCTTTATCAAAGTACTTTTTCCAGTACCCGATGGGCCGCAGAATACCAATGGACGTAGTTCTTTGTGAATCATACTGGAATAGCCtgaaaatatagttttttgtCTTCAATTCTGCTCTTTGTTcaatacttaattaattaaagaatttcttaagaaccaaattaatttatttttctggaTTCTAATGTCAAATCTCTAtcaataatatcattatatcataaacaaattttagtctaacaaaattaaataggaaaaaaagttaatataacatttttacaagaactaaacagtttttatttttttttaatggcttcgaaaaattttaatcgaaaTCTAAAACTTTATACCTATTAcatgtctaaaaaaattattatatttatatgtataaaaaaaatataaaacaataatttggaattttttttaaataaaaagttaaaaaaactgttatttgttattttaaatacttcctGCTGTATCCttctttatccttttttttatcctttgttaatattgtaaaaaaaaagaaaatttaaaatataagataaataataaatataaaatttctataaaaccAAACAAGTTCAAAGGAAggtcttttcttttaaatcctcaaaatgttacataaaagCTACAAACATtattcttatatgtatattttcaaagaaaaatgacTATTTGTgcaatgattaaaaaataataatttttctttttactttctaCACATACaagtttgtaatttattttttgtataactttaatatggttttatattttattgctaaAATTACAGTTAACCATATGTTTTGTACAATACAAGCTATCTACACTTCATGGTTTATTCGAATACCAATCATTCTATTACTAGACAATCTATTGTGACAGAATTTAATTGATCACATCTGTATAACATGATtcactttgattaaatattttttaatgctccGTGTAGATAATTTACTACATCATATATTAAACAAGACTCAATTATGAAATCAAatcacttatattttttataataaataacaaatatgagtatacgtataaaaatgtattggcTCTTATAGGCACtgttaatttctttatgttcttCAAAGAActacattttgtttaattaaaaatttttcttttaatttaagttttctaaaattttaactttttagacTTGTTTACTTTTTGCAGAAAATCTTtcaattaaagtatttttatgtgGTATTTACATATAGTACTGTTTtatcaaattgtttaaatatattatatacatgatAGCAGAAGCAAAGTGTGGGAATTCTGCATACCTATCTTTATTATCCTAAACCATTGTATGGACATAGCGAGTAGACTAGCTGTTGGCTGCTtatgacaaaatattgtattctgtataattaattcatacaagaatcaaaaatgtaaacaagCTAGcacaaaatagttttaattggaaaatttgtgACTATTTTGACATctcaaaataactatattttcctatcaacaaaaatatcaaacgaGTAAACATTAAtggcatttaaaataaaattacactaaataaattacatataattaaaataaattttacatttgagTGAAATACAAAAAACGTAATTTAGCAAActttagtaaattaaatttgcagcAACATTATAGCAACATAAGCATCTAAAGTTTGTTAAGCATATAAGAACAATATTgtctttaaaattactttaaactAATCAGCTACATTGAGATTTTGATTCAGTCCTTTGGAATAACCATTTACGTTGAAGTCATGTCATGGACTACATTTACACGACACTCTTAATCAGATTTAATAACATCTTTACTTCTAGAGCTGGCCAATCATAATCATTCCATTCTTTCAAGGAGTAGCTGTAATTGGCCATTTTATAAATCTGGTGGTACTAAACCCGACGTGTAAACGTAGTCATGTtgaaacatattaaattaaccaTTTACGCACTTATTATCAACACAAACCTTACctataatagagaaaaaaaatgagaatagATTATCTTGAGTTAATAGACGTAGACTTATACTCGCTTACAAATTGTTAATCATTCAATTGTATATAGTGCCGAAAGTGATTCTcattacattacatttgtCTTTTTATACGGCGCAAATCAAGGTAAACGATCGTAACTACGAAACAAAATACAAGGACTGCGTTCCGAAATGCGCATAGCTACGTAAAGAAAACAATGTTCCCAACCCATGTACATGAGGTTTGTTTGCGTTGCTTGAAATCcccaaaatttttcattttaaacaatagCCCTAGGCTACATTCCAAAcgctttgagtatatatacatggaggaggaatatgccagcactgaaagggtgcgttccacttaaGGCCGAAGGCAGAGAGCGAGACGTAGATGTCgcagtcgtagtcgtagggtaaagctggtcacacacactttccgtagaacgtaacagtaagaTTTCGACATGTtggattgggcgaccgtaacagtaagcgactaaatcaagtacgtgattggtcaaaaccttactgttacgttctacggaaagtgtgtgtgacccGCTTAAGGCAGAGAAAAACGTAGAGTCGTACATGTCGTAGAGTGACGTAGAGTATACTAGTGATGAAGAAAGTGCAGCGGCAGAGGTAAgcagtaatatatattttaataatttattaataaatatgctaaaataaaatataaataattttatttataaattaaggcAATGATTCATTTGTATTCatctctttattaaattaatcacaaTAATCagcaattgtttattttttttttttttttttagcttttcCTTCCTTGTGAGTGGAAGAGCGCCTTCAGCTAGCTTGAGCTATATAGCGCAGATGTAGCAATTGTTTACAAGTTTTTTAGgttagattaattaatattttttgttttaaaatatattgtattaaaaatatttttaatgtgtcttttaaattattttaactttaattttgttttttaaacagaaaatttcTTGGAATATCTTTGAGtgctacaaaaaataaaaagatgtcaGATCATTTTGATTATTGTAAAACTATTGCGGATGTATCTGACGAAAGCAGTATAATTGACTGTGATAATGATTGTGATCCTACATGTATTACTATTAAAGAAAAGACTGGTGATGAGCTTCTCATTGAATTATATAGAGAACGCccatttttatatgataaaagtaacattaattttaaggaTTGTATAATGAAACAAAATGCTTGGattgaaatatctaaaataatgaTCCAAACTTGtggtaaacaataaaaattttattcatccAATAAatcatgtaataattaaaataatattaataattaaaataatgtaattctattaattaaaaaaatttttttgttaggtGACATGTATACTCCTTCGTATTGTCAAAAAAGATGTATTTCAATGAGAGATCAATATAATAGAGACAAAAGGAAGACTGAAACTGAATCTAAAAGTGGAAGTGCTGCTACTAAATCTACTCgatttcctttcttttctcaGTTAGCATTTTTAGACAATGTAATCAAAAGACGAaagtaaagtaatatattaaattaatttttttaatatattaaaactgtaacacacatttatttatttatttgtttatttatttttagaagctACACTAATTGCACAAAATCTCAACCGAGTGTAATTGATGAAGATAGTAGTACCGAGTCAGAAAATGTTGCAAGTGGATCAAATAAGGAAAATGAAAGTGTTAACGAGCaacacatttataatattaaatatgacaAAAACAATTATGCACCAAAGATGAAAAAACGAAAGATTGACGAAACAAAAGAATTAGAACAAACATTAATGCAAATGAGTCAtagaatatcaaattatatggaaaaacttcatatttatttataaaaatataagttaactatacatgttttatccttctgacaacatctattgtaatgatctataacaaatatgaatccataaacaagaagtgtttatgGATCACCACGAAGCGTTAGAATGCGTATGGTCTTCAAAGTTAAGCGACATCGGCgagggttgacacttggatgagtgaccgttttttcaggtatagagatattaaattattaaacatgctttaacaggtacgacgggttggctgaaacatgttatattatagtcttctttctcttacaaaattgccgtaaaaataattagaattttttattttttgttcaagtttttttcaattcttagaaactctcaaaaatacttagaaatattcaaaaatttttttaattaatcaaaattttttatttttaaagtttttccgagaaacgtttcaattataaaaaattggaacATTTATCtgaaatcctgaaaaaaatttttttaatcctgacaaatttttttactagggtatattacgatatctcaggaaatcccttggacatcctctggatatcgtttgagatatctacaggatatcaaatcggtggacatttgtgcatcccttggatatccctcggatatcgcagacggtccacggatattcaacgatattgcgatatcccaaaatgacatcccagggacatctctaggataaagtgtgctgtgtgggttatatattaataatcttttaatattttgtaaaatataaataaaacattttacaactatttatatatttctttttctatttcttttatcttctaaaagtcatttataataggtcaaattattttttatatttactgttaCGGATAATATCTTATGGATGTTCTATGATTGGTTGAATTGTTCTATCTTCTGATTCCATTGGCTAATTCTTACGTCTTATGCTTATGGTTACGGAAATTCATGTACGATCGAGGGCTTTAAACTAAAGCATTGGCTCCACGAACAGTTCAGGGGGtcgattttgtatttttgaagaagtaaaaatgtgaaaagtgaacAACAGTGATTGGTGTATATCGTTAATCCTAAAAGTATACACCAATCAATGGAGACAGTGCTactcacttttcacattttcaatttcttcaGAAATACAGAATCGACCCCCAGATAGCGATATGCTAAAACTCcattggtttgttcgcgtcgccatgctccgacatgctcctactcactctaacgcattctaataggttggcgtcatcggaatcaacgtattggaatgcgttggggtgaataggagcgtgttggggcatgtgacgcgaacagactcTTAGCATTAGCGTTTGTAGCGTTAATAGtaggtctgttcgcgtcacatgctccgacatgctcctattcaccccaacgcactccaatacgttgattccgatgacgccaacctattagaatgcgttggagtgagtaggagcatgtcggagcatggcgacgcgaacaaaccacaAGTGTCTCCCCGAACGTACCCCATAACCGTAACCTACCGTAACCGGCTaattcaagtacgtgattggtcaaaaccttactgttacggttatgtcaattcatgtgtgagggccttaaGGCtactgtaattttatgtgcttCCACCTTTATTCACGTTATTCACAACCATTCAGTACTTCAGGTTATGATACTGTGCAAAACGAGTGAAAcgaaaaagaataaagtattcattttatttgctGTTTAATGCATTAAtgtattaatcaatttaaatggTTGGAATTAAGTTGTCAGTCTCTGAATAAAGTGTTAAAGTGCACAAAAAGAAATGTcaagtatcattattaaatgttagtttaaggcccggttccacaactcacggttaactgCTAACGGGAGGTTAATAGATTTTCTGTCTCTCCTTAGATAATAATACAGAGAAAGATAGGTAGTCGATTAATCTCCCGTTAGcagttaaccgtgagttgtggaaccgggtcTAAGTGTTGCTGTTAATATTGAATCCTATTTCAAAAGTGACTTAAACATGCCGTGCTGGTATTATGAAAAGAAAGAACTTCGCAACACACCATCTATTCAGGATGGTATCGATTATGAAACAGAATGTAGATATCGAAAAGAAGGTGCGCGTTTTATAATAGATACTGGTACAAAAATGGATTTAGGTTATAATACGATGGCAACGGGTGTTGTTTATTTTCATCGGTTTTACATGTTTCATTCGTTCAAAAATTTTCCACGATATGTAAGTATAATATGTGACAccacacacacgcacaaacACTCTTTATTttacgcgtgcgtgcgtaaaataaagaatttaacattatactCCGAGAGCTAGCGATAGATTCCAGTGAATTATTTCATCACCTTTTAAAGCCTATTTTTCCTTTGATATGCATCTTCTTTATCAGTAAATGACAGGTCTGGCATGTGAGAATAACACTTGGCAGGggcattttataataatagcaTTTTTGCCAAATTTATCGCCattgaaatttcttttcttaaccctttgcggcacggtggtcgatatatcgaccacctatcttgaagtcatttctttaattcttcgGACACCAAatactgtattttattactttttcttgtaattttactttagtaaGAGTCTTAGTAATATTTGGTAAGGtataattttcctttattattagttaattttgttatataaataaacaaagtgaaaaaaagtgtgttttttacaaaaaatgtatgtcagaaagaaggaagaatcATAAAGCTGTGAAAATCAGTATACAGAGGTTTtttgggtcgctgattacgaatttgCTATCAGATTTTGacgattctttttcaaaatggcgatccaatatggcgatttatgattttgagtattttttatcggttttttatggaaattggtatacagagatttttcaaaatgctaattacgaatataaaaattgatgtgCTGTgctaactgtaataaaaaaagtaaattgtgcaaaaaaataaaaaagtaaaaaaaattgtaaaatacaaaaaaaatagagacaaTGACCGCCACGTCCACGTTCGTGTCTCTGAAGTAAACTAAGTGCGgtttcttttatgaaaaaattttatgttctatgtaccattgttgaaaaaatgaaaaaatataaaatctcaaaaaaacattttttattacccattatttgaaattttccatatttaaatttcaaaaatctgaTGATCTACACATAATCAATCTAAAAAAGCTGGTTCTGTACATctgttcttgtaaaaaaaaaataaaaaagttcgaaatttttcaacattccgaccctaaaaaattcaatatatcaatttccataaaaaacctataaaaatactcaaaatcgtaaatcgccatattggattcgccattttgaaaaataattgttgaaatCTGATGGCAGATTCGTAATCAATGttctgaaaaatttctgtatatcaatttccataaaaaaccgataaaaaatactcaaaatcatgacttgccatattgaatccgtcattttaaaaaagaattgttgAAATCTGATGGCAGATTCGTAGTCAGCGACCCTAAAAACCTTTCTACaccaattttcataaaaatccgattaatagaaaaatatgtgccgcaaagggttaatcattcataagataaaatatctaaaagagTTAGTTTGGTAATTTACCTGCGGTTTAAAGTGGGTCTGGTACTTAAACAAACAtgtcaaaaaattatgtattttgacttcaatcattattcttgaaactttttgtataatttatattataaaatattacattatattataaaatattaaaaaaactttgtctTGCAATCTTCTAGTTGAACAAATATTGTCTGGCAGCTGTTTGAAATAGTACATATTTGTGCATGGGAGAAATATGAAGATAACGTCTtattctttctaatttttattcaattataatcatttcattagctttcaaattttctaaaatgttaattaataatataaaatgtaacatctGTTTTAACTTCTAGCAGGTTAAATAATAcagacatttaaaaatataaacaagttTACATGCGGTAAGTACTTAAGTAGCAGACAattctctttattatttttttttaagtcataataattactattattatttatcttatatttgtTTGGTTTATTATAGGCTTTAAcccaaaaaattgtgtaaaaattttacagaaggTAATACTTAAACTAtccagaaataattttttttatttaaaagcatataaatataaaatatgtccatatttgtttataatagttttatttttttttgtaaaattattgtttggtacaaaaaaaaataaggtaaACTTATACAAAAGAACACTCAGCTTTGATAACCTTGACCTTGACACATGTTATCAAGGTCACCCTCCTGAGTAATATTTAAGGGATTTTAATTCACGTCGCTCATGAtccgttaaaaagttattaaaaaaaattttataaatacatgatATCTTTGCTTTACTTAAAGTTGCAAatctatgtggtgcagagaacaTATAGGCAGGGTACAAGGGGAGGGTTTTGCCCTCACCCTACATCccagcattaatttttataaagcatgCATTTTTGCAtgcttaaaaataagaaaatccattaatttattattatcctaaTCTAAACCTAATTATTATTGTCCTAATTTAAATCCTATAAAGTAATATGGATAAATCTTAGCAAAAGGAGACCTAGcctcaataaataataaattcattattaaccCTCAATCCCTCTCTATGGATCGTTTTTGTCCTGCTTAAATTTACTATTGTTAATTTCTCGTACAACCGCGATGCTAGCGCCATCAAAGTTATACTAAAAGAAACTTTGGGAGGGAAGGGTCTTCAGTGCAAAAGGCCAGCCCGGTCCGTTTATTCTACTCCAAACGCCAGCtagataaaattcaaatatgaCGTTTTCGACCCATAAGGAGGGATTACGTCAGTAAAAGTgactttttcgaaaaaaattttttttgtaaattaagtatttttggACACGTACATGCATTTTagaacataattatgtatatattttaagttgaacatctacaatggaaattaaaaatcCAGAATACTTTGAGCAGACCAATAAAATTCAGCATTCGGCAAATATTGGGAAGACTGGacattaactaataaattaaaaaaaagaaaaagatgtttttattgtttatataaaaatcataaaaagacCAATCAATGTTATGCTCGATGCAACAAACCCGTTTGCGATGATCATCGTTTAAGTTGCTGTCGCGACTGTTTTTAAActgttctttttctatttttataacaaaattttgtatttttactatgcattaaataataatttgttaaaactttaagcagaaaaaataattgtagattTATTGATGTTTCCCTATTTTACAACACTATTTATCATCCTcaaaaaataccaatttttataCGCTGAAATTGGATATCTGCTTTCATTCTACGTTGAtcagacattttttttcgtaaagagGAACTTTTTTCCTTATAGAAactgatgtaaaaaaatttttttcaaaatttttaccattgctatatatttttttataaatcaacttttttattgatttttctcattgtttattaaaaaatacatattaaatttgggAGAGGGGGATAATATAATGGTAGTTTCTTaaagagaaatgtttaaagagtATACATTAaaccattatttatatagttataagGACGAAAATGACCCATAGGGAGGGATAGAAGGTGCCGAAAAACACGGGAGGGATTGAAGGTTAAAATAAGGCATACATTTATGCGTGCTTTAAAATAAggtctattaattattattattattctaatctTTTATGCaaagtcgcaaactcatgtgATGCAGAAAACGCGTGAGCGGGGTGCAAGGACAAGGTCGCCTTCTCCTTATATCCTcgcagtaatttttataaagcataaattaatagatttttttttacagcacGCGAAAATGCgtgctttatataaattaatgcgGGGATCTATGCGGGGaactctttatttatttataaaataagtattttttatatttttattaagaatcaaTTTTATAGAAGACTTatcaaaaagtatttaattaggcaaaagataaaatttaattgtagtGCTCTTTCTAACGCTCCTGATTCGCGCGGCATACCgtcttcaatttttcaaatagcTGTCAGACCACATTTGTCTCACTGAAAGACTGTTGGACTattgttttcaatattttataatataaattacttatgCAAAAAGTTTCAAGAACAATGATTtgaatcaaaatacataatttttttgatatgtTTGTTTAAGTGCCAGACCCACTTTGAACTGCAGGTAAAAAATGTCAGACCATCTTTTTTAGGCATTTTATTCTATacattattagtaaaaaaaattttagcagtACTGATATTAGTCAACaggttttcattttttacatcttttacTCACATTCCTGTCAAGCTCTGAATCGTGCGTACCAGACCTATATTTCcgttacttttaatattcaaataatagtAAGACTTAAAATAAGAGGTGCTGAAATTGGCCGAAAATTTCTATTGCTAGCTCTCAGACTAATAGACTGATATGTGAATAAcgcaagaaataagaagaaatgCTATTTCTCAGTTGAAACGGAATTTggtgttttataatatttcttgtgttatatatttttttatatcacaagTTGCATACATtacatacatgtgtgtattgaaatattgtatCTGAGCTCCATTgttgtgatatatatatatatatatcacaacAATGGAGCTCAGatacaatatttcaatacacacatttatgtaatgtatattatatatatatatatatatatatatatatatatcacaacAATGGAGCTCAGatacaatatttcaatacacacatgtatgtaatgtatatattatatatatatatatatatatatatatatatatatatatatatatcacaacAATGGAGCTCAGatacaatatttcaatacacacatgtatgtaATGTATGCAActtgtgatataaaaaaatatataacacaagaaatattataaaacaccAAATTCCGTTTCAACTGAGAAATAGcatttcttcttatttcttgcgTTATTCACATATCAGTCTATTAGTCTGAGAGCTAGCAATAGAAATTTTCGGCCAATTTCAGCACCTCTTATTTTAAGTCTTACTactatttgaatattaaaagtaacgGAAATATAGGTCTGGTACGCACGGTTCAGAGCTTGACAGAAATGTGAgtaaaagatgtaaaaaatgaaaacctGTTGACTAATATCAGTactgctaaaattttttttatatttaatatatatattatatattatatatatatatatatatataggtgaCGGCTTGTTGCTGTTTACTCTTAGCTGGCAAAGTTGAAGAAACTCCAAAGAAGTGTAAGGATATCATAAAGACTGCCAAAACTTTAGTGTCAGAACAAAAGTTTATGACATTTGGAGAAGATCCCAAGGTTAGTTCATACATCCTGAAAAGATGCTTTAGCGCATAACATTTATACTAAAATACCTattccaaataaaatttagtactAAATAAAGtccactttttaatttatcacttAAAAAAGTGCTTTAtacttataatgtatatatacatatttataagatgtgttataaaaaataagtaaagaaAGGTTAAGGAATTAAAACTAGCAGTGcattaaaaaagagataaagtgagtatatttttataaaaattagctgcaaaatttattaaattacattttatggtttattataatatataatcaacTTTCTAATTACAGAATAACACaaatgttatgtatatattaataaaatatatatttatatatttttgggaAGAGTAGAggggaatatatatattttttagaaatgacAAACTAA
This genomic window from Monomorium pharaonis isolate MP-MQ-018 chromosome 8, ASM1337386v2, whole genome shotgun sequence contains:
- the LOC105834577 gene encoding uncharacterized protein LOC105834577; its protein translation is MKKVQRQRKFLGISLSATKNKKMSDHFDYCKTIADVSDESSIIDCDNDCDPTCITIKEKTGDELLIELYRERPFLYDKSNINFKDCIMKQNAWIEISKIMIQTCGDMYTPSYCQKRCISMRDQYNRDKRKTETESKSGSAATKSTRFPFFSQLAFLDNVIKRRKSYTNCTKSQPSVIDEDSSTESENVASGSNKENESVNEQHIYNIKYDKNNYAPKMKKRKIDETKELEQTLMQMSHRISNYMEKLHIYL